One genomic window of uncultured delta proteobacterium includes the following:
- a CDS encoding TRAP transporter, DctM subunit — translation MAMLLLVAFVVFAGIGVPIGISLIMTAFTYFAAMDEMFYVQIIAPRLFGGISSFELLAIPMFILSGDLLFEGKVSKSLVDLANALVGHIRGSMAIVTTVACMFFGAVSGSGPATAAAVGSVVAPEMEKSGYDKAFTAAVITASGPLGILIPPSILMVVYGVVTNTSIGALLISGIGPGLVYAAFLVAYEWWVCKKRGYGMVNATFSFANVVTAARNAIWALLIPVIILGGIYSGIFTPTEAAGVSVVYALFVGLFILRTLNHKNLFTILLNSSMTTATVMLVVGGVACLSWVLTREQIPEMLTEMALHTVSSPMAFLLICNVILLFAGMIENGSACILLLTPLMFPISQEYGINPVYFGAITVANLAIGMMTPPVATTLYVAAKVTNISFSRLIPQVIPFCFVLLAALAVLMIFPAITMTLPNLLFAGKF, via the coding sequence ATGGCAATGCTCTTGCTCGTCGCGTTTGTGGTCTTTGCGGGAATCGGCGTGCCCATAGGCATCTCCCTGATAATGACCGCCTTCACCTATTTTGCCGCCATGGATGAGATGTTTTACGTGCAGATCATTGCGCCGCGCCTGTTCGGGGGCATCAGCTCCTTCGAACTGCTGGCCATCCCCATGTTCATCCTGTCCGGCGATCTCCTTTTCGAGGGCAAGGTCTCAAAATCCCTGGTGGACCTTGCCAACGCCCTGGTGGGCCACATCCGGGGTTCCATGGCCATTGTGACCACGGTGGCCTGCATGTTCTTCGGCGCGGTTTCCGGGTCCGGCCCGGCCACAGCCGCGGCCGTGGGGTCCGTTGTCGCCCCGGAAATGGAAAAGTCCGGCTATGACAAGGCCTTCACGGCGGCCGTCATCACGGCTTCCGGGCCTCTCGGCATCCTGATCCCGCCCAGCATCCTCATGGTCGTGTACGGCGTTGTGACCAACACGTCCATCGGCGCGCTGCTGATTTCCGGCATCGGGCCGGGACTCGTCTATGCCGCGTTCCTTGTCGCCTATGAATGGTGGGTTTGCAAAAAACGCGGCTACGGCATGGTTAACGCCACGTTTTCCTTCGCCAACGTGGTGACGGCCGCGAGAAACGCCATCTGGGCGTTGCTCATTCCCGTAATCATCCTTGGCGGTATTTACAGCGGGATTTTCACGCCGACCGAAGCCGCCGGGGTTTCCGTCGTTTACGCGCTGTTCGTGGGCCTGTTCATCCTGCGCACCCTGAACCACAAAAACCTGTTCACGATCCTGCTCAACAGCAGCATGACGACCGCCACGGTCATGCTGGTCGTGGGCGGGGTCGCCTGCCTCAGCTGGGTGTTGACTCGCGAGCAGATTCCTGAAATGCTGACGGAAATGGCGCTTCACACCGTCAGTTCCCCCATGGCGTTCCTGCTTATTTGCAACGTGATTCTCCTGTTTGCCGGGATGATCGAAAACGGCTCCGCCTGCATCCTGCTGCTCACGCCGCTGATGTTCCCCATCTCGCAGGAGTACGGCATCAATCCGGTGTATTTCGGGGCGATCACCGTTGCCAACCTGGCCATCGGCATGATGACGCCGCCGGTTGCCACAACGCTCTACGTGGCGGCGAAGGTGACCAATATTTCGTTCAGCAGGCTGATACCGCAGGTCATACCGTTCTGTTTCGTCCTGCTGGCGGCGCTGGCCGTGCTCATGATTTTCCCGGCCATAACCATGACCCTGCCCAACCTGCTGTTCGCCGGCAAGTTCTGA
- the ydiF gene encoding Acetate CoA-transferase YdiF: MTKFLSSREAVDLIKDGDALAVNGFIGTAHPEALSSALEERFLETGKPEGLTLVYAAGQGDRKNKSLNHLGHEKLLTRVIGGHWNMAPALGKLAAEEKVAAYNLPQGVISQLYRDIAAGNLGTITHVGLKTFVDPRLDGGKINKTATEDIVELVTIAGHERLLYKAMPLNACLIRGTYADEKGNVSMEHEGVVGDATAMAQAVKNSGGIVIVQVAEKVRAGSLDPRMVKLPHILVDVVAVVGHELNQDGFGQVPRLACCGELRLPPGSVPALPFDERKIIGRRAAMELTPGSVVNLGIGMPETIAAVAAEEGISDYMSLTVEAGPVGGIPAGGFDFGLSVNPEAILDQNAQFDFYDGGGLDIANLGLAECDEAGNINVSKLGAHITGCGGFINITQNAKRLFFCGTFTAKNLVIAVHDGKLHIEREGATKKFIKRVGHVTFSGEYAAACGQSVTYITERAVFELRRDGLHLTEIAPGVDPEKDVLAQMEFRPKMDTPPKLMDERIFRPGLMGLSDR; encoded by the coding sequence GTGACCAAGTTTCTTTCTTCCCGGGAAGCCGTGGACCTGATTAAAGACGGGGATGCCCTGGCCGTGAACGGGTTTATCGGCACGGCGCATCCCGAAGCATTGAGCAGCGCCCTGGAGGAACGCTTCCTCGAGACCGGCAAACCCGAAGGGCTTACCCTTGTTTACGCGGCCGGGCAGGGCGACAGGAAAAACAAATCCCTCAACCATCTCGGCCATGAGAAACTGCTCACCCGCGTCATCGGCGGGCATTGGAACATGGCTCCGGCCCTGGGCAAACTCGCCGCCGAGGAAAAGGTGGCCGCCTACAACCTGCCCCAGGGCGTCATTTCCCAGCTCTACCGCGATATCGCCGCCGGGAACCTCGGCACCATCACCCACGTGGGGCTGAAAACCTTTGTGGACCCCCGCCTGGACGGCGGCAAGATCAATAAAACGGCCACCGAGGACATTGTGGAGCTTGTCACCATAGCCGGGCACGAACGCTTGCTGTACAAGGCCATGCCGCTCAACGCCTGCCTTATCCGGGGCACCTACGCCGATGAGAAGGGAAACGTGTCCATGGAGCACGAGGGCGTGGTGGGCGACGCCACGGCCATGGCCCAGGCCGTCAAGAATTCCGGGGGCATCGTCATTGTGCAGGTTGCGGAAAAAGTCCGGGCCGGCAGTCTTGACCCCCGCATGGTCAAGCTGCCGCATATCCTTGTGGACGTCGTGGCCGTTGTCGGGCACGAGCTAAACCAGGACGGTTTCGGCCAGGTTCCGCGCCTCGCCTGCTGCGGCGAGCTCCGCCTCCCGCCGGGCAGCGTCCCGGCGCTCCCCTTTGACGAACGCAAGATCATCGGCCGCCGCGCGGCCATGGAGCTTACGCCCGGGTCGGTGGTCAACCTCGGCATCGGCATGCCCGAAACCATCGCGGCCGTGGCCGCCGAGGAAGGCATCAGCGATTACATGAGCCTGACGGTGGAAGCCGGCCCCGTGGGCGGCATCCCGGCGGGCGGCTTTGATTTCGGCCTGTCCGTCAACCCCGAGGCCATCCTGGACCAGAACGCTCAGTTCGATTTCTACGACGGGGGCGGGCTGGACATCGCCAACCTGGGCCTGGCGGAATGCGACGAGGCGGGCAACATCAACGTCAGCAAACTGGGCGCGCACATCACGGGCTGCGGCGGGTTCATCAATATCACCCAGAATGCGAAACGGCTGTTTTTCTGCGGCACCTTCACCGCCAAAAATCTTGTGATTGCCGTTCATGACGGAAAACTGCATATTGAGCGTGAAGGCGCGACCAAAAAGTTCATCAAGCGGGTCGGCCATGTGACGTTCAGCGGCGAGTACGCCGCGGCCTGCGGCCAGAGCGTCACGTACATCACCGAGCGGGCGGTGTTCGAACTCCGGAGAGACGGGCTGCACCTGACGGAAATCGCGCCGGGCGTCGATCCGGAAAAAGACGTCCTGGCCCAGATGGAGTTCCGCCCCAAAATGGATACGCCGCCCAAGCTGATGGACGAGAGAATTTTCAGGCCCGGCTTGATGGGCCTTTCCGACCGGTAA
- the adhB gene encoding Alcohol dehydrogenase 2 translates to MSDRIFRVPPIIHVGEGAAVRAGEEAKAMGAAKALVITDSFLAKSGTIKPVLDSLAAAGLKVAIYDQVNAEPTLAHVTECLALCKDSGSDVIVGCGGGSPIDVAKAVSAMAVNAGKIQDYMGIGKIPKKGLPIIAVPTTAGTGSEATCTTIIADTERDVKMLIISPYLLPSAAVVDPLLTMGMPKGITAATGMDALTHAMEAYVSRKNQPMADVYALSAVKLIYENLPVAWAEPSNLAARTKVLLGALQAGIAFSNASVALVHGMSRPVGALFHVAHGVSNAALLGVVTKFSLSGNYERYADIAIAMGVPNTGTKEAIAMAGAVKVEELIKGLEIPSLTKLGVTREKLDPLVAKMADDAIASGSPANNPRIATKEEIVKLYYEAL, encoded by the coding sequence ATGTCCGACAGAATATTTCGAGTCCCCCCGATCATCCACGTCGGCGAAGGCGCGGCCGTCCGGGCCGGGGAAGAGGCGAAAGCCATGGGGGCCGCGAAGGCTCTTGTCATCACCGATTCCTTTCTCGCCAAATCCGGCACCATCAAGCCGGTTCTGGACTCCCTGGCCGCCGCCGGGCTGAAGGTGGCGATCTATGACCAGGTCAACGCCGAACCGACGCTCGCCCATGTGACGGAATGCCTGGCGCTTTGCAAGGATTCCGGGAGCGACGTCATCGTCGGCTGCGGCGGCGGCAGCCCCATCGATGTGGCCAAGGCCGTCAGCGCCATGGCGGTGAATGCCGGGAAAATCCAGGACTACATGGGCATCGGCAAGATCCCTAAAAAAGGCCTGCCCATCATCGCCGTGCCCACAACCGCGGGCACCGGGAGCGAAGCCACCTGCACCACCATCATCGCCGACACCGAACGCGATGTGAAAATGCTGATTATCAGCCCCTATTTGCTGCCCTCCGCCGCCGTTGTGGACCCGCTCCTGACCATGGGCATGCCCAAGGGCATCACCGCGGCCACGGGCATGGACGCCCTTACCCACGCCATGGAGGCCTATGTTTCGCGCAAAAACCAGCCCATGGCCGACGTCTACGCCCTCTCCGCCGTCAAACTGATTTACGAAAACCTGCCCGTGGCCTGGGCCGAGCCTTCCAACCTGGCCGCGCGGACAAAGGTCCTCCTCGGCGCCCTGCAGGCGGGGATAGCCTTTTCCAACGCCTCGGTGGCGCTGGTCCACGGCATGTCCCGCCCGGTGGGCGCGCTTTTCCACGTGGCCCACGGCGTTTCCAACGCCGCCCTCCTGGGTGTTGTCACGAAATTTTCCCTTTCCGGCAACTATGAGCGCTATGCCGATATCGCGATCGCCATGGGCGTCCCGAACACGGGGACAAAAGAGGCGATCGCCATGGCCGGCGCGGTCAAGGTCGAGGAATTAATCAAAGGGCTTGAGATCCCCAGCCTGACCAAACTCGGCGTAACCCGCGAAAAGCTCGACCCGCTGGTGGCGAAAATGGCCGACGACGCCATTGCCAGCGGCAGCCCGGCCAACAACCCCCGGATCGCGACCAAGGAAGAAATCGTCAAACTTTACTACGAAGCGCTCTAA
- a CDS encoding Methyladenine glycosylase family protein, whose protein sequence is MPDKPRCAWAVKSDIERDYHDAEWGVPRFDDAGQFEFLVLESAQAGLSWVTILKKREGYRKAFAGFDPLKVSTFTEKDVDRLMLDAGIVRNRKKIESTVSNARLFLELAAKHGSFSNYIWSFVDGKPVVNAWKDITQVPATSPISDAMAKEFKRLGFKFLGSTVLYAHMQATGMVNDHLVSCFRHKECGCKK, encoded by the coding sequence ATGCCGGACAAACCACGGTGTGCTTGGGCCGTAAAATCGGACATCGAGCGCGACTACCACGATGCGGAATGGGGCGTTCCCCGCTTTGACGACGCCGGCCAGTTTGAATTCCTGGTGCTGGAATCCGCCCAGGCCGGGCTGTCCTGGGTCACCATCCTGAAAAAACGCGAAGGCTACCGCAAGGCCTTTGCCGGTTTTGACCCGCTGAAAGTGAGCACATTCACGGAAAAGGACGTGGACCGGCTGATGCTGGATGCCGGTATCGTGCGCAACCGCAAAAAAATCGAGAGCACCGTATCCAACGCCCGGCTGTTCCTGGAGCTCGCGGCGAAACACGGCAGTTTTTCCAACTATATCTGGAGTTTTGTGGACGGGAAGCCCGTCGTCAACGCGTGGAAAGACATAACGCAGGTGCCCGCCACCAGCCCGATCTCCGACGCCATGGCCAAGGAATTCAAACGGCTGGGCTTCAAATTCCTGGGCTCAACCGTGCTTTACGCCCACATGCAGGCGACCGGCATGGTCAACGACCATCTTGTGAGCTGTTTTAGGCACAAGGAGTGCGGCTGCAAGAAGTAG
- the ribB gene encoding 3,4-dihydroxy-2-butanone-4-phosphate synthase (Evidence 2a : Function of homologous gene experimentally demonstrated in an other organism; PubMedId : 1314093, 1597419, 1917833; Product type e : enzyme), giving the protein MSRDLLFYGATPRERVQKGLASLQRGSGVIIVDDGDRENEGDVIFSAATLTEKQMAMLIRHCSGIVCLCLTPEKARSLDLSPMVSHNTSAYGTAFTVTIEAARGVSTGVSAADRVATVKAAVAEDAVPGDLHRPGHVFPLIARSGGVLERRGHTEATVDMMRLAGLPPAGVLCELTNDDGTMSRLPEIMDFAARETLPVLSVADIAAYREDTAAAAD; this is encoded by the coding sequence ATGAGCCGGGATCTTTTGTTTTATGGGGCAACGCCCCGCGAACGGGTTCAGAAGGGGCTGGCAAGCCTGCAACGCGGCAGCGGCGTCATCATCGTGGATGACGGCGACCGGGAAAACGAGGGCGACGTCATATTCTCCGCCGCCACGCTCACCGAAAAACAGATGGCCATGCTGATCCGCCATTGCAGCGGCATCGTCTGCCTGTGCCTGACGCCGGAAAAGGCGCGGTCCCTGGACCTCTCCCCCATGGTTTCCCATAATACCAGCGCCTACGGGACGGCCTTCACCGTCACCATCGAGGCGGCGCGGGGCGTCAGCACCGGGGTTTCCGCCGCGGACCGGGTCGCCACCGTCAAGGCGGCTGTTGCGGAAGACGCCGTGCCGGGCGATCTGCACCGGCCCGGGCACGTGTTCCCGCTCATCGCGCGGTCCGGGGGCGTTCTGGAACGCCGGGGGCATACCGAGGCCACCGTGGACATGATGCGCCTCGCCGGGTTGCCGCCGGCGGGCGTCCTGTGCGAATTGACCAATGACGACGGCACCATGAGCCGGTTGCCCGAGATCATGGACTTCGCGGCTCGGGAAACCCTACCGGTCCTGTCCGTGGCGGATATCGCGGCATACAGGGAGGACACGGCTGCTGCCGCCGACTGA
- a CDS encoding hypothetical protein (Evidence 5 : No homology to any previously reported sequences): protein MSITAIQQSDSLYGIFGTSGRSKADAVTPVSPSSGRDTVTFSEEALALIEKMRKAKAEEEEAAEDALQKSLAQAGEQAQTQKTSLKQAGTSLFAMMLESLFLADLEENSQAAAQSAEDGMPRKQANPLESSAKSTEIKTLMKDVASGKADISDIPKAMASGGGAGKQSTSPVTKQAAEKTAADATA from the coding sequence ATGAGCATAACAGCCATCCAGCAAAGCGACAGTTTGTACGGCATTTTCGGCACGAGCGGCCGCTCGAAGGCCGATGCCGTCACGCCCGTTTCCCCCAGTTCCGGGAGGGATACGGTCACCTTTTCCGAGGAAGCCCTGGCCCTGATCGAAAAAATGCGTAAAGCCAAGGCCGAGGAAGAGGAAGCGGCGGAAGACGCCCTGCAGAAAAGCCTCGCCCAGGCAGGGGAACAGGCGCAAACGCAAAAGACCTCCCTGAAGCAGGCGGGCACGAGCCTGTTCGCCATGATGCTGGAAAGCCTGTTCCTGGCGGACCTCGAGGAAAACAGCCAGGCCGCCGCGCAGTCCGCGGAGGACGGCATGCCGCGCAAGCAGGCGAACCCGCTGGAAAGTTCCGCGAAATCCACGGAAATCAAGACTCTCATGAAGGACGTGGCGAGCGGCAAGGCGGATATTTCCGATATCCCCAAGGCCATGGCATCCGGCGGCGGCGCCGGGAAGCAATCCACCTCCCCGGTCACGAAGCAGGCGGCGGAGAAAACCGCCGCCGACGCAACCGCGTAA
- the flK gene encoding Fluoroacetyl-CoA thioesterase — protein sequence MCRKKNHKEGATMPGKEDLRPGLKHTESVVVTKELTVPEISSAYTGLADMPTVFATAYLLGFVEWTCLEAVKPYLEPGERTVGTAIDMRHTAATPVGMRVTAEVELTAVNGRMLEFSFICRDAVEEIAKGTHGRAIIGLERFMAKVSQKG from the coding sequence ATGTGCCGGAAGAAAAACCATAAAGAAGGAGCGACCATGCCCGGAAAAGAAGATCTGCGTCCCGGACTCAAACACACCGAGTCCGTCGTTGTCACCAAGGAACTGACCGTCCCCGAGATTTCTTCCGCCTACACGGGCCTGGCGGACATGCCCACGGTTTTCGCCACGGCCTATCTGCTGGGCTTTGTGGAATGGACCTGCCTTGAGGCCGTGAAGCCGTACCTCGAACCGGGCGAACGCACGGTGGGCACGGCCATTGACATGCGGCACACGGCCGCGACCCCGGTAGGCATGCGCGTGACCGCCGAGGTGGAATTGACCGCCGTCAACGGCCGGATGCTGGAATTTTCCTTCATCTGCCGCGACGCCGTGGAGGAGATCGCCAAAGGAACGCACGGCCGCGCCATTATCGGGCTGGAGCGGTTCATGGCGAAGGTTTCCCAGAAGGGATAG
- a CDS encoding Peptide methionine sulfoxide reductase B2, chloroplastic (fragment) — translation MKKMPPLAPEEARVLLGKGTEMPYTGKYCNCEEPGTYVCRACGAPLYRADDKFHSGCGWPSFDEAIPGAVKRIPDPDGMRTEIVCAACGGHLGHVFEGEGFTEKNTRHCVNSISLVHVPEEKP, via the coding sequence ATGAAGAAAATGCCCCCGCTGGCCCCGGAAGAAGCGCGCGTGCTCCTCGGCAAAGGGACGGAAATGCCGTACACCGGCAAATACTGCAATTGCGAAGAGCCCGGAACCTATGTCTGCCGGGCGTGCGGCGCGCCGCTCTACCGGGCGGACGACAAGTTCCACTCCGGCTGCGGCTGGCCCAGCTTTGACGAGGCGATTCCCGGCGCCGTCAAACGGATACCCGACCCGGACGGCATGCGCACGGAAATCGTGTGCGCCGCGTGCGGCGGCCATCTCGGCCACGTGTTCGAGGGTGAGGGGTTTACGGAGAAGAACACCCGGCATTGCGTGAATTCCATCTCGCTTGTGCATGTGCCGGAAGAAAAACCATAA
- a CDS encoding 6-carboxy-5,6,7,8-tetrahydropterin synthase translates to MTKSIWRLAVRSEFAAAHALRHYKGKCESIHGHNFSVEAVVEGDTLTPDTELLADFSDLKRDLAAVLETLDHKDLNAAPPFDAINPSSENLARHIYRALAPLVAARGVRMHAVTVSERGPQSATYMELQE, encoded by the coding sequence ATGACCAAATCAATCTGGCGTCTGGCCGTGCGGTCCGAGTTCGCGGCAGCGCACGCCCTGCGCCACTACAAAGGCAAATGCGAGTCCATCCACGGCCACAATTTCAGCGTGGAGGCCGTGGTGGAAGGCGATACCCTGACGCCGGACACGGAACTGCTGGCGGATTTTTCCGATCTCAAACGCGATTTGGCCGCCGTTCTGGAGACTTTGGACCACAAGGATCTGAACGCGGCGCCGCCCTTTGACGCGATCAACCCCTCGTCCGAGAACCTGGCCCGCCACATTTACCGCGCCCTCGCCCCGCTGGTCGCGGCACGGGGCGTGCGCATGCACGCGGTAACGGTTTCCGAGCGCGGGCCACAGTCCGCGACCTATATGGAGTTGCAAGAATGA
- a CDS encoding putative hydrolase or acyltransferase of alpha/beta superfamily (Evidence 3 : Function proposed based on presence of conserved amino acid motif, structural feature or limited homology), producing MLKRIDAGTLTVSYREAGDPNGHPVVLLHGFPYDIHSYDDVVPHLTAHGARVIVPYLRGFGPTRFISTATPRSGQQAALGFDVLALLDALRIGSAVLAGFDWGGTAACVAAALWPERVRGIVITNGYKIQDIAGEGQPVVPEIEQRLWYQYYFHSERGRLGLELRRRELCRLLWRLWSPEWLIDDAAYARSAPSFDNPDFVEVVIHSYRHRHGLAAGDPVLEPLERKLACQPPVTVPAVILEGESDGIYTPGKGERHGLHFKGGYEQRVLSGIGHNVPQEAPEAFARAVLALLP from the coding sequence ATGCTCAAGCGGATAGACGCCGGAACGCTCACCGTTTCGTACCGGGAGGCCGGTGACCCGAACGGCCATCCGGTCGTGTTGCTGCATGGATTTCCTTATGACATCCATAGTTATGATGACGTCGTGCCGCACCTTACAGCCCATGGGGCCAGGGTTATCGTCCCGTATCTGCGGGGGTTCGGCCCCACGCGGTTTATCTCGACGGCCACGCCCCGGTCCGGGCAACAGGCGGCGTTGGGGTTTGACGTGCTGGCGCTGTTGGATGCGTTGCGGATCGGGTCGGCCGTGCTGGCCGGATTCGACTGGGGCGGGACCGCCGCGTGCGTTGCGGCGGCGCTGTGGCCGGAACGTGTGCGCGGGATTGTTATCACCAACGGGTACAAAATCCAGGATATCGCCGGGGAAGGGCAGCCGGTAGTGCCGGAAATCGAGCAGCGCCTATGGTATCAGTATTATTTTCACAGTGAACGCGGGCGGCTCGGGCTGGAACTGCGCCGCCGCGAATTGTGCCGCCTGTTGTGGCGGCTCTGGTCGCCGGAATGGCTGATCGACGATGCCGCGTATGCGCGGAGCGCGCCCTCGTTCGACAATCCCGATTTCGTCGAGGTGGTGATCCACTCGTACCGGCACCGGCACGGCCTGGCCGCCGGCGATCCCGTCCTTGAACCGCTGGAAAGAAAACTGGCCTGCCAGCCGCCGGTTACGGTCCCGGCCGTCATCCTGGAAGGGGAGAGCGACGGGATTTATACGCCGGGCAAGGGCGAGCGGCACGGTTTGCATTTCAAGGGAGGGTATGAGCAGCGGGTGCTTTCCGGCATCGGGCACAACGTCCCGCAGGAAGCGCCCGAGGCGTTCGCCAGGGCCGTCTTGGCATTGCTTCCGTAG
- a CDS encoding His Kinase A domain protein: MPECMEIIGSSKEKSTVYIAVLTLAFIGVALVASTWQILQRQKEASMEHLELTAIAVLQAVDSSLRRGPMMGRGRFSTDTRDFFRDLETSGDVLFVGMMDENGRRLVLDGETPPPLALPQDALEALKSGNRWQGVAGYGQMKIYLAARRIQGAVLAPPLTPGDVPGQAPMPRRHHRDNDSPAAQSGPAVFLAVAVDMQKHFAVYDGFRKTALFQTAYILAAAVFLWILAMRFLSRRKLAGKAVLLEKFQARLIDNLPDGLLIADSAGKIIAVNPAADAILAKNAARPGTGTTAAGNIVGSNLADIAGPLNPPVDPARDNGWQQTSLAGMQLEIRVLPFQSGAENDPDETAPARMVIVRDRTHIRTLEKNLAEAEKLAAIGSLAAGVAHEIRNPLSALRGFAQYFAKKLAGKQPEEEYARTMVRESDRLNRVITDLLYLARPRDLVAAPTDLAGVCDEMTALLHFELREQGLALHCDLETRTVNADPDALKQALLNLLLNALEALGSGSAGKDRAISLAARKDSRNGVPGVRITVADTGPGMTEEERAQARTPFYTTKKKGTGLGLALVQTIMQGHGGEISIVSPFPANGPGGCAVSLFFPDAAPMESTPDTSGA; encoded by the coding sequence ATGCCTGAATGCATGGAAATTATCGGCAGCAGCAAAGAAAAAAGCACCGTGTACATCGCGGTGCTGACCCTGGCGTTCATCGGCGTCGCCCTGGTCGCCTCCACCTGGCAGATCCTGCAACGGCAGAAGGAAGCCAGCATGGAGCACCTGGAACTGACCGCCATAGCCGTGCTCCAGGCCGTTGACAGCTCCCTGCGGCGCGGCCCCATGATGGGCCGGGGCCGCTTTTCCACGGATACCCGCGACTTTTTCCGCGACCTGGAAACCAGCGGCGACGTCCTGTTCGTGGGCATGATGGACGAAAACGGCAGGCGCCTCGTACTGGACGGGGAAACCCCGCCCCCCCTGGCCCTTCCCCAGGACGCCCTGGAAGCCCTGAAAAGCGGCAACCGCTGGCAGGGCGTTGCCGGGTACGGCCAGATGAAAATCTACCTGGCCGCCCGCCGCATCCAGGGGGCCGTCCTCGCCCCCCCGCTCACCCCCGGGGACGTCCCGGGACAAGCCCCCATGCCCCGCCGCCACCACCGGGACAACGATTCCCCCGCCGCCCAATCCGGCCCCGCCGTCTTTCTGGCCGTGGCCGTGGACATGCAGAAACATTTCGCCGTGTACGACGGTTTCAGGAAAACCGCGCTCTTCCAGACCGCCTACATTCTCGCCGCAGCCGTGTTTTTGTGGATCCTGGCCATGCGGTTCCTGTCCCGCCGCAAACTTGCGGGCAAAGCCGTTCTGCTCGAAAAATTTCAAGCGAGGCTTATCGATAACTTACCTGACGGATTGTTGATCGCCGACAGCGCGGGCAAGATCATCGCGGTCAACCCGGCCGCCGACGCCATTCTGGCGAAGAACGCGGCCCGGCCCGGCACCGGAACCACGGCGGCCGGAAACATCGTGGGCAGCAATCTGGCCGATATCGCCGGGCCGCTCAACCCGCCCGTGGACCCCGCCAGGGACAACGGCTGGCAGCAGACCTCGCTTGCGGGCATGCAGCTCGAAATCAGGGTGCTGCCCTTCCAGTCCGGCGCCGAGAATGATCCGGACGAGACGGCCCCCGCCCGCATGGTCATCGTCCGGGACCGCACGCATATCCGCACGCTGGAGAAAAACCTGGCGGAAGCGGAAAAGCTCGCGGCCATCGGCTCCCTGGCCGCCGGGGTGGCGCACGAGATCCGCAACCCGCTCTCGGCCCTGCGCGGGTTTGCCCAGTATTTCGCCAAGAAGCTTGCCGGTAAGCAACCGGAGGAAGAATACGCCCGGACCATGGTCCGCGAATCCGACCGGCTGAACCGGGTCATCACGGATCTCCTGTACCTGGCCCGGCCGCGCGACCTTGTGGCCGCGCCCACGGACCTGGCCGGCGTGTGCGACGAAATGACGGCCCTGCTGCATTTTGAATTGCGCGAACAGGGCCTTGCGCTGCACTGCGATCTGGAAACCCGCACGGTCAACGCGGACCCGGACGCCCTGAAACAGGCCCTGCTGAACCTTTTGCTCAACGCCCTGGAAGCGCTGGGGAGCGGCAGCGCCGGGAAAGACCGGGCCATTTCCCTGGCCGCCCGGAAGGACAGCCGGAACGGCGTCCCCGGCGTCCGGATAACCGTTGCCGACACCGGCCCCGGCATGACGGAAGAAGAGCGCGCGCAGGCCCGCACGCCCTTTTACACCACCAAGAAGAAAGGGACCGGGCTCGGCCTGGCGCTGGTGCAGACCATCATGCAAGGGCACGGCGGGGAGATCAGCATTGTCTCCCCCTTCCCCGCGAACGGGCCGGGCGGCTGCGCGGTGAGCCTCTTCTTCCCGGACGCCGCCCCCATGGAATCCACCCCCGATACGAGCGGAGCATGA